One region of Scomber scombrus chromosome 10, fScoSco1.1, whole genome shotgun sequence genomic DNA includes:
- the crebzf gene encoding CREB/ATF bZIP transcription factor has translation MITRRRGRALNNSDVQPLQVEVVDAVETIEDLPSSSEGFLTDDIDTAGIELDDLFGVEDIKWTLERDAASSLFDMELADLGVYSAQCEDSGAEASSASSPERMSSDVKIKNKQNQSRQMINKNAIAARLNRLKKKEYVTSLEKKVGVISVENNILKQENSQLTKRVQELEDETRYLRAVLANESMLAQLLSRLSGVNGMKLSSSLFQGPDPNDHDYALPRKRVKVEEKETSGGVCLHVDRNHVSVEFCTKCAESASTSLKM, from the coding sequence ATGATCACCAGAAGAAGAGGCCGTGCTCTCAACAACTCCGATGTGCAGCCCCTGCAGGTTGAAGTGGTAGACGCAGTAGAAACCATAGAAGATCTCCCGAGTTCATCAGAGGGGTTCCTAACTGATGACATTGACACTGCAGGAATAGAGCTAGATGACCTATTTGGAGTTGAAGACATAAAATGGACACTTGAAAGAGATGCAGCCTCCTCGCTCTTCGATATGGAGTTGGCGGACCTTGGTGTGTACAGTGCCCAATGTGAAGATTCTGGGGCCGAAGCTTCATCAGCCTCATCTCCAGAGAGAATGTCGTCAGACGTGAagatcaaaaacaaacaaaaccaatcaCGTCAAATGATCAACAAAAACGCCATCGCTGCCAGATTGAATCGTCTCAAGAAGAAGGAGTATGTCACCAGCCTGGAGAAGAAAGTTGGCGTCATATCGGTGGAAAACAACATTCTCAAACAGGAAAATTCTCAGCTGACCAAGAGAGTGCAAGAGCTTGAAGATGAGACCAGGTACCTAAGGGCTGTGCTGGCCAATGAGAGCATGTTAGCCCAGCTCTTGTCAAGGCTGAGCGGTGTGAATGGGATGAAATTATCTTCCTCGCTTTTCCAGGGGCCTGATCCGAATGACCATGACTATGCTTTGCCAAGGAAGCGTGTGAAAGTGGAAGAGAAGGAGACATCTGGCGGCGTGTGTCTGCATGTGGACAGAAACCACGTCTCAGTGGAGTTCTGCACTAAGTGTGCAGAGAGTGCAAGCACATCACTCAAAATGTAG
- the las1l gene encoding ribosomal biogenesis protein LAS1L, with protein MKKKSSEKKRHVVAWVNKAEWDQVLEYLYSQDPGLQRYALQRISAWKGRYASSTPVAVECTADLVRCQALDRSGEMAGADLVLLYGMALVRFVNLITERQQGKIARPLRRLAGNLNIPEWVVDLRHDFTHRKLPTLKWCRKGCKVVLEWLQQEYWSRQLGGGSNEDWESQSDGEDEEDLKLKDDELIARQKEMETYKNVRELLISYEKEKFQAFDKLPGCKDKSLWPAPFAEMSWILGEIKQLSVESSDFLVDVLLEDGFLIPTVEQLQTLGCDMSDNASPRLPQTFLRFWLPLLKMLNSPSFIHLLLEKLFVELKLLSKEENNHRAFYISAWISEILFCNSNKFEYHFETKAQRKARMKDRIFVNRIQLRWQQLLSACLEAPCFSTPHMLQLILDDMEHPLPLETRQRLVQLCSIYTQTEYSEGDPSSEQKQQPIYTLESLHEKLQRSRRYSHLSLAEPDRGKSTQEHRWSDVQAEKAKLLRGSPWQVCADKVLWKNYPLGKVPGQSDDPSCLMVGNYSTMTVFDQPMEMETTAPHSVPGALASVKTAGGLVWNHNDVGKLKSGLQLF; from the coding sequence atgaagaaaaaaagctcgGAGAAGAAGCGCCATGTGGTTGCCTGGGTCAACAAAGCTGAGTGGGATCAGGTGTTGGAGTATCTTTACTCCCAGGACCCTGGTTTACAGAGGTATGCTCTACAGAGGATCTCAGCATGGAAGGGGAGGTATGCCAGTAGCACGCCTGTAGCAGTGGAGTGCACAGCGGACTTGGTGAGGTGCCAGGCTCTGGACAGGTCTGGAGAGATGGCCGGAGCTGACCTGGTTCTGCTGTATGGGATGGCCCTGGTGAGGTTTGTGAACCTGATCACTGAACGGCAACAAGGGAAGATTGCTAGACCGCTGCGACGCCTGGCTGGGAACTTAAACATCCCAGAGTGGGTTGTAGACCTGAGGCACGATTTCACACATCGGAAGCTCCCTACTTTGAAATGGTGTCGAAAGGGGTGTAAGGTGGTTTTGGAGTGGCTCCAGCAGGAATACTGGTCCAGACAGCTGGGTGGAGGTTCTAATGAGGACTGGGAGTCGCAGTCAgatggagaggatgaagaagatcTGAAACTGAAAGACGATGAGCTCATTGCCAGGCAAAAAGAAATGGAAACCTACAAGAACGTAAGAGAACTTCTGATATCTTATGAGAAGGAGAAGTTCCAGGCTTTTGACAAGCTTCCTGGATGCAAAGATAAGAGCTTGTGGCCTGCCCCCTTTGCAGAAATGAGCTGGATCCTTGGTGAGATCAAGCAGTTATCTGTGGAGTCCAGTGATTTTCTGGTTGACGTGCTTTTAGAAGACGGATTTCTCATTCCGACTGTTGAACAACTGCAAACATTAGGCTGCGACATGTCTGATAATGCCAGTCCCAGGCTCCCCCAGACGTTCCTGCGTTTTTGGCTGCCCCTGCTGAAGATGCTCAACTCGCCGTCCTTCATCCACCTCCTTCTAGAGAAGCTCTTCGTTGAACTGAAGCTTCTCTCCAAAGAGGAGAATAATCACAGAGCTTTCTACATTTCTGCTTGGATTTCAGAGATCCTCTTCTGTAACAGCAACAAATTTGAGTACCACTTTGAAACAAAGGCGCAGAGGAAAGCCAGGATGAAGGACAGGATTTTTGTGAACCGAATCCAGCTGAGGTGGCAGCAGCTGCTCTCCGCATGTCTGGAAGCTCCCTGTTTCAGCACGCCTCACATGCTCCAGTTAATCCTGGACGACATGGAGCATCCGCTGCCTCTGGAGACTCGGCAGAGGCTGGTCCAGCTCTGCTCCATCTACACGCAGACGGAATATTCAGAAGGTGATCCATCCTCAGAGCAGAAGCAACAGCCTATATACACGCTGGAGAGTTTGCACGAGAAGCTGCAGCGTTCGAGGCGCTACAGTCATTTGTCTCTGGCTGAACCGGACAGAGGGAAGTCCACCCAGGAGCACAGGTGGTCAGATGTTCAGGCTGAAAAAGCAAAGCTGCTCAGAGGTTCTCCGTGGCAGGTGTGCGCCGATAAAGTATTATGGAAGAATTATCCTCTTGGTAAAGTCCCAGGACAGTCAGATGACCCTTCGTGCCTCATGGTGGGCAACTACTCAACAATGACTGTCTTTGACCAGCCGATGGAGATGGAGACCACCGCGCCACACAGTGTCCCAGGAGCCTTGGCATCTGTGAAAACAGCCGGTGGTCTCGTTTGGAACCACAATGATGTCGGCAAACTGAAATCTGGACTGCAACTTTTCTGA